From the genome of Streptococcus marmotae, one region includes:
- the uidA gene encoding beta-glucuronidase has product MLYPISTKSRAVHSLNGVWRFMQGAHSPQEVLSTNEVMVVPTSFNDVVVDKDKRSYIGDNWYETEFSVPRLDSKEELVIRFGSVTHHGAIYLNGQFLGEHKGGFTPFEFVVPEELYQEETIRLTVCVNNELNYTTLPVGNYVEEVQEDGSVRKKVLENFDFYNYAGIHRNVHLYTRPKNHIKDIIVTTQLSEDLSEAVVKVDVQSVTPVEEVRMTIFAEDKQVVGRLEDGQLHIQSPRLWEVLDAYLYSVRVELWEKGELVDTYTESFGIRSVKVENGQFFINQKPFYFKGFGKHEDTYINGRGLNEAANLIDLNLLKEIGANSFRTSHYPYSEEMMRLADRMGIVVIDEVPAVGLFQQFSAALDLLGDGEKQRNTWELMQTKEAHEQVIDELIARDKNHPSVVMWVVANEPASHEDGARAYFKPLIERMRETDPQHRPVTLVNIMMATPDKDQVMDLVDVISLNRYYGWYVHHGDLSKAEKGLREELLTWQSLYPDKPILITEYGADTLPGLHSMWDIPYTEGYQIDYYAMNHGVFDEISNLVGEQVWNFADFETNVMLIRVKGNHKGLFSRNREPKQVVREFKKRWLAIPDYHYKSK; this is encoded by the coding sequence ATGTTATATCCTATTAGTACAAAATCAAGAGCGGTTCATAGTTTAAATGGTGTTTGGCGCTTCATGCAGGGTGCTCATTCTCCGCAAGAAGTGCTTTCAACGAATGAGGTCATGGTGGTTCCGACATCTTTTAATGATGTTGTGGTTGATAAAGACAAACGATCTTATATTGGTGACAACTGGTATGAGACAGAGTTTTCTGTTCCTCGTCTGGATAGCAAAGAGGAATTGGTGATTCGTTTTGGATCGGTAACTCATCATGGGGCAATCTACTTGAATGGGCAATTCTTGGGTGAGCACAAAGGTGGGTTTACACCATTTGAGTTTGTTGTCCCAGAAGAACTCTATCAGGAAGAAACAATCCGCCTAACTGTTTGTGTCAATAATGAATTGAACTATACAACCTTGCCTGTTGGAAATTATGTTGAAGAAGTGCAAGAAGATGGTTCTGTTCGGAAAAAAGTGCTTGAGAATTTTGATTTTTACAATTATGCGGGCATTCATCGCAATGTCCATCTCTATACTCGTCCTAAAAATCATATAAAAGATATCATCGTTACAACTCAATTGTCAGAAGACTTATCAGAAGCTGTAGTCAAAGTAGACGTTCAAAGTGTCACACCTGTAGAAGAGGTGCGAATGACTATTTTTGCTGAGGATAAACAAGTAGTTGGAAGGCTTGAAGATGGTCAACTTCATATTCAATCCCCTCGCCTTTGGGAGGTGCTAGATGCTTATCTCTATAGCGTACGTGTAGAGTTATGGGAGAAAGGTGAACTGGTAGATACCTATACAGAATCGTTTGGAATACGTAGTGTCAAAGTTGAAAACGGCCAGTTCTTTATCAATCAGAAACCATTTTATTTTAAAGGATTCGGAAAGCATGAAGATACCTATATCAACGGTCGTGGCTTAAATGAAGCTGCGAATCTGATTGATTTGAATTTGTTAAAAGAAATTGGGGCCAATTCATTCCGCACATCGCACTATCCTTATTCTGAGGAGATGATGCGTTTAGCGGATAGAATGGGAATTGTCGTGATTGATGAAGTTCCAGCTGTTGGATTATTCCAGCAATTCAGTGCGGCATTAGACTTACTAGGAGATGGTGAAAAACAACGCAATACATGGGAGCTGATGCAGACAAAAGAAGCGCACGAACAGGTCATTGATGAGTTGATTGCACGAGATAAAAATCATCCGTCAGTTGTGATGTGGGTTGTTGCAAATGAGCCTGCCAGCCATGAGGACGGAGCAAGGGCTTACTTTAAACCCCTCATTGAGCGAATGAGAGAAACAGATCCGCAACATAGACCAGTTACACTGGTGAACATTATGATGGCAACTCCTGATAAGGATCAGGTTATGGATTTAGTAGATGTGATTTCCTTGAATCGCTATTATGGTTGGTATGTTCATCATGGCGATTTATCCAAAGCAGAAAAAGGTCTTCGAGAAGAATTGTTAACATGGCAATCCTTGTATCCAGATAAGCCAATCCTCATTACTGAGTACGGAGCAGATACCTTGCCTGGCTTGCATTCAATGTGGGACATTCCTTATACAGAAGGATATCAAATTGACTACTATGCGATGAATCATGGTGTATTTGATGAAATTTCAAATTTAGTTGGAGAACAGGTTTGGAATTTTGCTGATTTTGAAACAAACGTGATGTTGATTCGTGTGAAAGGAAATCACAAGGGGCTCTTTTCACGAAATCGCGAACCAAAACAGGTTGTTCGTGAATTTAAAAAGCGTTGGCTAGCGATTCCTGACTACCATTATAAGTCAAAATAA
- a CDS encoding sugar kinase, with the protein MKKVVGLGEILLRLSPPNYQTMLQASCLECQFGGSELNVLATLAQLGHKTSLISAIPDNELGKMAEHFLFARQIEQHYLIKHQGRLGLYYYQKGFSVRASQVIYDREFSSFSQASYPDYPLEGVFEQVDWFHVSGITAALNDDTYELTYRLMKMAQEKGVKISFDLNYRASLWNSFAEAREKLAPLIELANVCIGLEPILLLDETGRDLKDELQLKPPYENKEDLLTVLASIEERYQLDAIAFTQREMGYSNEYSLKGFLYEGQTLYETEKETIQVLDRVGTGDAFTAGIIYGCLMGQEGQQVLDTAMASFVFKHTIEGDVNMITPLDIQHLLAHDSYEIKR; encoded by the coding sequence ATGAAGAAAGTAGTCGGTTTGGGCGAAATATTATTGCGCTTATCTCCACCAAATTATCAGACAATGCTTCAGGCTAGTTGTTTGGAATGTCAATTCGGAGGATCGGAATTAAATGTACTTGCAACCCTGGCTCAGTTAGGACATAAAACGTCATTGATTTCAGCGATTCCTGATAATGAGCTTGGAAAAATGGCAGAGCATTTCTTATTTGCTCGTCAAATTGAACAACACTATCTGATCAAGCACCAAGGGCGCTTGGGACTCTATTATTATCAAAAAGGTTTTTCTGTTCGTGCTAGTCAGGTGATTTATGATCGGGAGTTTTCTTCTTTTTCACAGGCAAGCTATCCTGATTATCCATTAGAAGGAGTCTTTGAGCAAGTAGATTGGTTTCACGTGAGTGGTATCACAGCAGCCTTGAATGATGACACCTATGAATTGACCTACCGATTGATGAAAATGGCCCAAGAAAAAGGGGTAAAAATTTCATTTGATTTGAACTATAGGGCAAGTCTATGGAATTCCTTTGCCGAAGCAAGAGAGAAATTAGCTCCTCTCATTGAACTGGCTAATGTTTGTATCGGTTTGGAGCCTATTTTACTCTTGGATGAAACTGGTCGCGATTTGAAAGATGAACTACAGCTAAAACCACCATATGAAAATAAAGAGGATTTGCTGACAGTTCTAGCATCAATTGAGGAACGCTATCAATTGGATGCGATTGCTTTTACCCAGCGCGAAATGGGCTATTCGAATGAGTATAGCTTAAAAGGATTCTTATATGAGGGTCAAACCCTGTATGAAACGGAAAAAGAAACGATTCAAGTCTTGGATCGTGTTGGAACCGGAGATGCTTTTACAGCAGGAATTATTTATGGTTGTTTAATGGGTCAAGAAGGACAGCAAGTATTGGATACAGCCATGGCAAGTTTTGTCTTTAAGCATACGATAGAAGGAGATGTCAACATGATTACTCCTTTAGATATTCAGCACTTGTTGGCTCATGACTCCTATGAAATAAAAAGATAA
- a CDS encoding bifunctional 4-hydroxy-2-oxoglutarate aldolase/2-dehydro-3-deoxy-phosphogluconate aldolase, with the protein MLKQLKENYFFAVIRGKDENDALEIARHAILGGIKNIEITFSTPNAAQVIAELVQEFSDDLSVIVGAGTVMTTDLAQTAIDAGAKFLVSPHFSEAIQDLAAQHDVFYFPGCATATEIVSAQTAGCQIIKLFPGGVLGPNFIKDIHGPIPEVNLMPSGGVSVANVADWKKAGACAVGIGSALASKVAELGYESVTEIARSFVEAVEE; encoded by the coding sequence ATGTTAAAACAATTAAAAGAAAATTATTTTTTCGCTGTTATCCGTGGAAAAGATGAGAATGATGCGCTTGAGATTGCTCGGCATGCTATTTTAGGTGGAATCAAAAATATTGAAATTACCTTTTCTACGCCAAATGCAGCTCAGGTCATTGCTGAGTTGGTTCAAGAGTTCTCAGATGATTTATCCGTTATAGTCGGGGCGGGAACAGTCATGACAACTGATTTAGCTCAGACGGCGATTGATGCTGGAGCGAAGTTCTTAGTAAGTCCGCATTTTTCAGAAGCGATTCAGGACTTAGCTGCTCAACATGATGTCTTTTATTTTCCAGGATGTGCGACAGCAACTGAGATTGTTTCTGCACAGACGGCTGGCTGCCAGATTATTAAGCTATTTCCAGGTGGTGTATTAGGTCCTAATTTTATTAAAGATATTCATGGGCCAATTCCTGAAGTGAATCTCATGCCTTCAGGTGGGGTGTCTGTTGCAAATGTTGCAGATTGGAAGAAGGCAGGAGCTTGTGCTGTTGGGATTGGTTCAGCTCTTGCAAGTAAGGTAGCTGAATTAGGCTATGAGAGTGTTACAGAGATTGCACGCTCTTTTGTAGAAGCAGTGGAGGAATAA
- a CDS encoding FadR/GntR family transcriptional regulator: MSRPLVEKTADRLLELILERGYRVGDKLPNEYELAQDLEVGRSTIREAVRSLATRNILEVRQGSGTYISSKKGVSEDPLGFSLVRDRVKLTTDLFELRYLLEPRIAERVAQFASAEDVVRLEEIVYAIEDAVHRGDDAHLELDVQFHSMLAEMSGNIAMTSLLPVINQSIHLINENYTNRQMKEDSLKAHRNILAAIKQRHPLAAYDSMLAHIVAVRQAVLTEWFDKDLTIHGLHSE; this comes from the coding sequence ATGTCAAGACCGTTAGTCGAAAAAACAGCAGATCGATTGTTAGAATTAATTTTAGAACGTGGCTATCGTGTGGGAGATAAATTGCCAAACGAGTATGAACTGGCTCAAGATTTAGAAGTGGGACGTTCAACGATTCGTGAAGCAGTCAGAAGTTTAGCAACTCGCAATATTTTAGAAGTACGTCAAGGGTCTGGGACGTATATTAGTTCGAAAAAAGGAGTATCTGAAGATCCGCTTGGTTTTTCTTTAGTACGTGATAGGGTTAAATTAACAACTGATTTATTTGAACTACGCTATTTACTAGAACCACGGATTGCGGAGAGGGTGGCTCAGTTTGCTTCAGCTGAAGATGTTGTGCGCTTGGAAGAAATCGTCTATGCTATTGAGGATGCGGTTCATCGCGGAGATGATGCCCATTTGGAATTAGATGTGCAATTTCATAGCATGCTAGCGGAAATGAGCGGTAATATTGCTATGACCAGCTTGCTACCTGTCATCAATCAATCAATTCATTTAATTAATGAAAATTACACAAATCGTCAGATGAAAGAAGATAGCCTAAAAGCTCACCGTAATATTTTAGCGGCAATCAAGCAACGACATCCGTTAGCAGCTTATGATAGCATGTTAGCCCATATAGTTGCGGTTAGACAAGCTGTTTTGACAGAATGGTTTGATAAAGATTTGACTATTCATGGTCTACATTCTGAATGA
- a CDS encoding IS110 family transposase: MRTVFGIDVSKTSSEVAILVNGEKVHGYTMPNDAIGFTRLLDDLKTVHTPEIVFEATGVYSRRLQAFLEDNGYAYTRLNPLEAKKQLDSLRVRKTDKIDAEKLAQSQFVLNRKSTYVQKEIYQQLRDLSRFYQNLTEDIVRTKNRLHKVLQVTFPELENLLSTPTGEQYWNLVIAFPSKEFVLSLTQSQLIDSIRQSTTKRISEKRVEYLADKLTELAKQSYCAVKKTSPMMEEVRYYAQELLRLSNRRQTVLDEMVTFAQPLPEYEILLSIPGIAETTATSIIGELGDIRRFQSANQINAFIGIDLRHYESGNFLAKEHITKRGNPYARKILFKCIHNIAAASHTNPCHIADFYEKRKRQSQMTSTKPHTIASIHRLIRTMDDLITHNKLYDYTSTQNQ; encoded by the coding sequence ATGCGTACAGTATTTGGGATTGATGTGAGTAAAACAAGTTCAGAAGTGGCAATTCTAGTCAACGGTGAGAAGGTTCATGGCTATACCATGCCTAATGATGCTATCGGCTTCACTCGGTTGTTGGACGATTTGAAAACTGTCCACACCCCTGAGATTGTCTTTGAAGCGACAGGTGTCTATTCTCGTCGTCTTCAGGCTTTTCTTGAGGACAATGGCTACGCCTATACTCGTCTCAATCCGCTGGAAGCTAAGAAGCAATTGGACAGCCTACGTGTCCGTAAAACCGACAAAATTGACGCTGAAAAGTTAGCACAGTCTCAGTTTGTACTAAATCGAAAGTCAACCTATGTCCAAAAGGAAATCTATCAACAGCTACGTGATTTAAGTCGCTTTTACCAGAATCTGACAGAAGATATTGTCCGTACTAAGAACCGTCTCCACAAGGTGCTGCAGGTCACTTTCCCTGAGTTAGAAAACCTCTTATCGACACCAACTGGTGAACAGTACTGGAACTTGGTGATCGCTTTTCCATCTAAAGAATTTGTGTTAAGTTTAACTCAAAGTCAGTTAATCGATAGCATTCGTCAATCTACGACCAAACGCATTTCCGAAAAGCGTGTCGAGTATCTGGCTGATAAATTGACAGAACTCGCCAAACAGTCCTATTGTGCTGTCAAGAAAACCTCTCCAATGATGGAAGAGGTCCGTTACTATGCACAAGAACTGTTAAGGCTATCTAATCGGAGACAAACTGTTTTGGATGAAATGGTCACATTCGCTCAACCATTACCAGAATATGAAATCCTTCTCTCTATTCCTGGAATAGCGGAAACTACAGCGACATCTATTATTGGCGAGCTTGGGGACATCCGCCGTTTTCAGTCTGCCAATCAAATCAACGCCTTTATTGGGATTGACCTGAGACACTATGAATCTGGGAACTTCCTTGCCAAGGAACATATCACCAAACGCGGGAACCCTTACGCAAGAAAGATTCTCTTCAAATGCATCCACAACATCGCTGCAGCTAGTCACACGAATCCCTGCCATATCGCAGATTTCTATGAGAAACGAAAAAGACAATCGCAGATGACTTCAACTAAGCCACACACGATTGCCTCTATCCATCGTCTCATCAGGACGATGGATGACCTCATAACGCATAACAAACTTTACGATTATACTTCAACCCAAAATCAGTAA